The genomic DNA acaaaatgggggtggggctgtgagggacaggaggttggggccAGGGCTGTGATGGGCTGGGGTGGCagtggaacaatttgcatagtgggggtgctgagagcaagggccagtgcaaccatttaggcgacctaggtggttgcctagggtgctaggatttgggggggccattttcttcagcagcgaccgcggcggccagatcttcgaccgccgccagcatttaggtggagggagctggggcaggcgaGCACGGGGAGggtcgcctgcagcaagtaagggggggcagcACGTAGggaaactccccgccccagctcacccctgccccgtctcctccccaagcatgccgtggttgcttcacttctcccacctcccaggcttgtggcatttaagctgattggcgccgcaagctgggaggtgggagaagtgaaccAGCCACGTTGTGGTCagggaagaggcaaggcaggggtgagctggggcggggggatgcCGCaaagggggcacctcagggcggaggggggtaGCTGCCACGACGGGGGGTGTGTGTGCCTCAGACGGGGCGCAGCAGGGGAGCCTTTTGCCtaggaagttttgcctagggcgtgaaacattcttgcaccggccctgctgagaGCCGTTAAAGTAAACactaaaccctgtatatgatggaaaccacttcaagccagccaCACCCCGTTCCAGCCCCTGGGGTTgtgagcagcagggaggggggacaggAGCATAGGGTGGGGTAGGGTCTatgcagggggtgggatggggccaggctgtggcagggagaggagggaaggagggtgTGGAAGGGCTatgaggggtgtggggcaggataATGTCTCaggttcctctccctcccccaggcagTGATGTGTGGAGTGCCCACGAGCGCCGCCTCTTCTCCAAAGCCTTCGCCCTGCACAGGAAGGACTTTGCCCAGATCCAACGTGCGGTGAGAGCAGCACTAGCCCCCCTGCCCACCCACTTCCAACCACCTTCTGCGGGGAATGGACACCTGGCTACTCCAGCTCTGGCCtcttccagcagggggtgctgtaggagtggggtgggagcgctggctgcaggggaatggaTTTCTGGCTACTCcaggcctggcctctcccagcagggctgggggatgctgGCTGATCGAATTCTCCCTGCCCCCTAGGTGCTCTCCAAGCGGCTGGCCCAGTGTGTGGAGTTCTATTATCTGCACAAGAGCCGGCTACGGCGCAGTCACAAACGAAGTGGTGCCGGCTCAGAGACGGGCGCCATTGTGAGCAGGGCCGGCCCCGGGCAGGTATGAGAGACCtcagggacagggatggggggagccCCTGCCCAGACAAGGAAGCAGCGGTGTCTGTAGTCCTtctggggggcggaggggagggaagagtctGTGATGAGGTCTCTGATgtccccctctttctctctctctcagcccccACCTACCCCGGAGCTTCCTCAGGACTCACCCCCCGGCTCCAGCTTCCCCTGCAAACGTTGCGGCAAGTAAGTGGCTTTAACTCTTTGGGCTCCATGCcccccagagtggggggcaggcTCCAagtggcagtgtcccccaggtctcctgcttgctgggggagaCGCAGCTCGGGGGCTGAAGGGCCCCTGCAGATGCCCTActgacccctccacccccactctgtccCCAGGACGTTCTACAAGATCAAGAGCCGAAATGCCCACATGAAGATCCATCGGCAGCAGGATgactggggtgggcaggggaggatgctgggaCCTGGCACTATCCCTGCCCCTCATGCAGGGTGCCCTCCCTGGCCCAACACAGAGCCAGCTGAGCCCGTtgctgaggccctgccctgccctgggctggggctgctctaTGGGAGGGACATGGAGCAGCTCTTCATGTGATGGGAGGCAGGACCCCTCCCTTGGCCTGGCATGGAGAGCCCCACCTTCCAAGAGTTTGCCCCACTGGGAGCCAAGGGGCTGTGGTCTCCCCATGGGGAGCACAAGGTTACAGGagccccctgccatgagggcaggaccTGGCCCTACAAGAGACTCCATCCAGGCTCAGCCTGGCCCTTGCACTGCCCCCTATGCCTGGGCAGCTCTGACGCTGCCTGTAGGGCATAACCCCTGGGGcatgtggggcaggggaagcgcGCTGAAGGGCAGAGAGACAGCACGGGTAGTGGGGGGTAGGCGCTTTATTGAGGATATAACATGCTTATTGCTGTAACAGCCACCACGTTCATGCAACAGCCACGCACACAACATGGACACACAGggctccctggagctggggaggggatcccagtggggtgggtggggggaggaacatTGTGTCACACTCTCTCACAGCTCCACCGCCCTTAGGAGCCCTGCCCAGCAGGGCAGAACCAGAGCCGCCATCCTCAGGCACCATGCAGAAGAGCTAGAGCCCCCTAGATCTGCACACTGAGCTGCTGGGCAGGTGGAACGGGTCCTGGAGGGGCTCACTGGGAACAAATTCTGGAGCAGCTGCCTCTCTGGGGGCAGCGTCTGACTTCCAGGCAGCAGGAACTGAGGATGTTGGGCTGCGGGGGGCTCCctcagcagggagcagcagcactggagatGCTGGGATAGAGGCTGCTCTgccagtggggtggggctgggggcagggcccctGTATGTAGCAATAAATAAAGCAGTCTGGGGTGTTCAGTCCCCAAGTCCATTGCTCTGGCAGCAGCCCTGATCCTGTCCTGGGCTCTGGGCCAGCTCCCCACACGGGCCTCCATGTACTGGTTCTCCAGGTGCCACTCACACCTCGATGCTTGGGTCAGAGCCCAGGCCTTgcttctgcagcagctcctcctgcttCATTTTGGGCTTCTCTGACCGTGTGTGCCAGACCAGAACCTGCAATGGAGAAGTGCAGGACAGAGGTGGGGTCCAGAGAGATCCCCCCAGACcgtgcccctcccccaaccagcACCCCCAGCCAGTCAGCACAGCTCGGGAACTGAAGACAGCTGGGACCATCCTGCTTAGAGGCAAAATTTCAcattccccactcccagcaccatggatagaacccaggagtcctgatcccctgccctagcccactTGACCCACTGCACTCCCAGCACCAcggataaaacccaggagtcctggctcccagtccccctcctCACCTTGGTGCAGTTGTCAGCTCGAGGCTCCAGCTCTTCGATGGAGACCAATGACTGCAGCAGGCTGCTCTCCAGGTAGCCACGCTCAGCCAGCATGTCGAACTGGGCCTCGCGATtggccagcaggagctgcagagcaatAGCGAAGCCGGCCATGTCCATGGGGAAGGGCCGGTTGGGCTTCCAGGCTGTGTAGAAGCCCACCACCCTGCCCTTCTCCACCAGAGGGCGCTCAAAGCGCAGGCCACCCACGAGCCCCACGGGCCAAACTGAGACACGCTTGGTGGAGCGGatctgtgggggagagagaggggtgtcAGCAGCAGAAAGAGACCTCCACAAATGCCTCCCTGTTCCCCCAACCCCAatctcccaccccctgccttcattGCCCTGCCGCCCACTCCCTTCCCGtcatcccagcccctgcctccagcgccctgctgcccactcccttcccgtcaccccagcccctgcctccagcgccctgctgcccactcccttcccgtcaccccagcccctgcctccagcgccctgctgcccactcccttcccgtcaccccagcccctgcctccagcgccctgctgcccactcccttcccatcaccccaccctctgctgcccactcccttccctgtcaccccagcccctgccgcccactcccttccctgtcactccagcccctgcctccagcgCCCTGCCGCCCACTCCCTTCCCCGTCACCTCATTCCACCtgctgcccactcccttccctgtcaccccagcccctgcctccagcaccctgccacccactcccttccccatcaccccagcccctgctgcccactCTCTTCCCCgtcaccccagcccctgcctccagtgCCCTGCCACCCATTCCCTTCCCTGTCACCCCATCCCCTGCCGCCCACTCTCTTCCTcgtcaccccaacccctgccacccactcccttcctcgtcaccccaacccctgccacccactcccttcctgtcaccccaccccatgcacccactcccttccctgtcaccccagcccctgcctccagtgCCCTGCCGCCCACTCCCTTCCCCGTCACCCCATCCCTTGCTGCCCACTCTCTTCCCcatcaccccagcccctgcctctaGCGCCCTGCCGCCCACTCCCTTCCCCGtcaccccatcccctgcctccagcatgcTGCTGCCCTCCCCAGCATCCAGCACCCTGCGGCCCACCCCCTTCTCCAACACTCTACCTCCATGCCTCCAGCGCTCTGcagcccactcccttccccatcacCCCACGCCCATGCCTCCAGTGCCCTGCCGCCTCCCCCAtcaccccaccctctgcctccAGCGCcctgctgtgacaaagtggggattttctgaaatatttttatgccATATCAAGTGTCTCCATTTCCCCTGTACGGTGCATTGttacccagtgtgtgtgtgtgtagggggggacgACACTGGTCttggggcaggctggagacagaggtgAGGGTGTCGCCTATCTGGGTCTCAATCCCCTTACTAGTGGAACACCTCAAAAGACACCAGACAAATCCAGTTGTCTGGACATTGCTCCCTAGCAATCAATGACCCAGAAAGCTATGGATTTCCCCACTCCTCAGCCGAGGGGCTGAGCAACATTCCCCCAGGTTGAGATCCAAGGACTGGAGGGATgtgagcaggggtggaggggCAAGAATGGGTGGCTGGAGGCAGCTGGGGCTCGCACCTGGAGTCTGACAGAGGAGATCAGACGGAGGGTCAGTGAGAGCTTGAACCAAGGAGCTCACTACAGCTCAGCTGGGCCCTGGGCTAACCAGACTGGACTGTGCTTTAACGTCtgttctctgtgctaacctaaggactcCCTATGGGGTGTTCCAGAGGACTAATAAACCCAAGTGTTTTGACATCACTGTGTGAGTGTCACTGCCAGGTTGGCAAGGTGCATTAATCCCTGGGGAGTGTACCAGTCTCCACTGGGGGTCATCTCAGTTGGACTCACTGAATGGAGCTCACAAGGTGAGACAGGTGTGCCGGAGGCCTGGAGGTCCAGTTTCATGAGGCGGTGAAGCCATGTGTCTTACACGGCCTCCAGGGGTCTGACACACTGAAGGGGCTCCTGCTAGAAACTCTTCCCAAACTGGGACTGTATCACCGATCTTTGGAtccatgagaggtggtggcagaggtgggatgcTGAACGCACCAGTAGCATTTTGTAACAAATGACTTGCAGCAGTAAAACAAGGATAGTTAAAGGAAACAGCAAAAAAAGTGGTCTGTAACCAGCTCCCTAAGACAGGCAATGCAAACGTGTGCAGGCAAAGAGGGTTAAGCACTGGGAAGCTCAACAAGGTGCAGCTGCATGGCTGGAGAAGGATGACCGGTCCAAGAAGCAGGTTCCTTATCCAAGCAGGGTTCCAAGAGGGTGTGAAAATAGACAGGGCGTCCTTGAGACCTGGCTCCCCATACAGCAGTGGTCTTCGCGACCTGGTTCCCCATTGATAGATCTGAAGTGATGGGATTTGGCACTGAGAGTGCAGGTGCTAGTAGATCATTCCCTCTTGGCTTCCAAAGAGGAAGAACAGCGGAAGAATCCGGAGAAGGAGTGAAAGCAGGAACCAGATATGGAGAAGAAGAGGGACAAGTGGGGAAAGATGCTGATTCCACAGGGAACGTAGATCCCAAATTGTTGCCCCAGTTTACAGAGTGGGGATACTGATGCCTGTTTCGCTGCCTTTGAAAAGGCTTGTGATTTGAACCAGGTTGACCCTGCAGACTGGCTCCGCTGTTTCACCCCTTACTAAGGCCCACCTCTATAGAGGCGTTCAGCCACATGGATGGAGCTGACCCTGGGGACTATGAACAGTTCAGAAAGACTCTACGGCTTACGTTTGAATTGACATCTGGGGCTTATAGAGAGGTTTCGGGGTGCACAAAAGACCCAGGGTGTGACCTACATGGAAACCACCACCTTGATGGGAGAATATCTCCACAAGTGGGGTAAGAATGCAGGGACACTACATGAGAGGATTGGTTTAACGTGGGTGGGTTGGAGGAACTCTATGAGATCTGTCCTCACAAGCTTAAAATGTGGCTAGTGCACAGGGAACTGAAGgatctgcatagcacaggccaatTGGCCAATGAGTTTGTGAACAGTAGGTCTGGATATGAAGAGAGACCCAAAGGGAACTGGGGTAAGTATGGGTCCTGGGAAAGGGAACCAGAGGAGGCACCCCAGGAGCGGGACTCAGGTAAACCCACGCGGGCAGGCCTCTTCCTAGGGACCTCCGAGACGTGAGATGTAATATCTGTAGGAAAACAGGACAGAAGTGGGCACTATGGCCAAGGCTTGATGAAATACGGTTTGCTACTTCACTCTGCCCAACCAAGAAGGCCGCATTGTAGCTCAGGCTCTGAGCGTGAGTCACACAGCCAGCTCCTCAAGGGCACTGGGGGTGGTGAAAGATGGGCTCCTGATCCAGGCACCGTACACATGTCCCGTGGTACTCTGCTGGGCTCAGACTCATGGGATCCCCAGTGGGAGCAGAAGGTGCTGGTTACTGGGAAGATGTTCCTGGGGTAGAGAGATTCTGGGACAGAGAGCCCTTGTCAGAGCACGTGGTACAACCCATCATATGCTCAAAGGCTGTGTCAGCTGGGTTAAGGTTCCTTTTGTCTGGCTCTGTGCCGACCCAGGAGGGCTTGGGATTGCTGGTCTCCAGGATATCAGCTCTGACATCCTTTTGGGGACTGACTGTATCATCTTAAGACAAAATTCTGCCCGTTTCTATACCAGCCCAGGATCTGACCCACCCGAGCTGCCAGGCTCAGACTGGAGGtctcagtgaaaatgcaaatagcTTGTttggcagggagcaggaaggtttTCCCCCCTTGCTTGCAACATAAAGGAATGGCTGTTAGCTCAGGACACCTTTCAGTCTGTAACCATACAGCCAGATCTGAATGGGGCAGGAGAACGGCCTCAGCCAGCTGCACACGGTAGATGTGAGTCACACTGGCTCAGGCAAAACTTCCCTGACGTCTGATGCTGTGACCAAGGGAGCAAGCTCCCGGCCTGCTCTCGCTGGGAAAGTAGAGGCAGAGCCGAGCCCTGTGGTATCTGAAACTCCAGCTGAGTGTGGGCAgacacaggcagggcagggggatggcCAAACAGGTCTGCCCTGGCCAGGGGGAGAGAAGCCCCAGTGAAGAGGCTACTTCTGGTAACAGACACCTGATCAGATGGTGGCCCTGACCACATGCATTCTCTTAGCCAAGAGAGCCTGAATCACGGcccccaggagcagaggatgAGAGCATTGTCCTGGGGGTGAAGGCAACAGACTGACCCCAAGTGGGGAGATGGGTTCCCTGCATCACACAGCGCTGGGGTTGAGACACACCAATGTGAAGGAGCCCCTCGCATGCCTGCCTCACCAGATCGTGGGACACCACAGCCCCAGGGATATGGCTGGGCGAAGACCAAATGATCCAGGAGTCCCTTCCTACCCCAGTTTAGGGTAAGGACACCCCCGGCTGCAACCAAGCTGACACTTGGAGGACCAGGGCTCATTGccctcctcactccccagccAATGAGGGGGTCGAGGGAGTGGCTGGACCCTAGCCCAGTTTCAAACTCAAGGTTTTGGGGTACAAAAGAGCATGGAGCTGCACCCTGCTGGTGCCATCTAACAGACCAGACCTAAGGGAGGATGGGAAAGTGCTCAGAACGGCATATTCAAACTATAAGTTAGACTGAATGGCAACTGTGCTATAAGAATCTGGAGAGTGCCGGCTGGGACAGCTACTAAGGAAAAGGGGAAGATGCTGTAGTATCTCTGGATAACATTTGTGGGTTCGAACTTCCACAGGTGACTGGTTCAAGTGACCCTGCTCAGCTTGGTCTCAAAGAGGGAagagatgtgacaaagtgggaatttttggtaatatttttatgaagcttgtgtatgcctcagtttcccctatatgctACATTGTTACCCAGTGGTGGTGTGGgaaggggggcggggcaggactgTTTGGTCTTGGGGCTGGCTACGAGACATTGCTGTGGGTGTCACCTAACTGTCTGGGCCTTAATCCCCATAGAAGTGAAGCCTGTaaaaagacaatggcaaatccaatTGCCTGGACATTGATACCTGGCAACCAAGTGGCCCAGAAAACTACAGACTTCCCTGCCTCCCAACATGGGGGCTGATCTCAGATCCAGACTGAAGAGAtgtgagaggagggagaagagcaggagTCAACTGAGGAGTCTGAGGAATCAGAGTGAGGGTCAGAGACAGCTTGAACCAAGGGGTTCACTATaccttggctgggctctgggctaacCAGATTGGACTGTGCTTTGATGTGTGTTCTCTGCGCTAACCTAAGGACTCCCTGTGGTGTGTTCCAGAGGACTAACACTGTGAGTGTCACTGAAGTGCTTGGCGAGCTGCACTGATCCCTGGGGAGTGTACCAGTCTCCATTGGGGTGTCTCAGTTGGACTCGCTGAACGAAGCTCCCggtgtgaagcaggagtgctggaggCCTTGAGGAACAGGTTCAGGAGGCAGTGAAGCTTTATGGGGGGCTGGCACACTGAAGGGGTTCCTCCTAGAGACTGTTCCAGAGCTGGGCCCATAGCACCAATCAGGTGGATCTGTGACACCTGCTGCCCCCACTTCTACAGCACCTGCAGACTGCCTCCAGTGAcctgccccaccacccccattacACGTACGCTGTCCCagtgccccactccttccccctgaAGGACACAGCACCCACCTCATCAAAGAGGCGCAGGCTGTAGGTGTTGTCGTCGTCGGCGAAGTAGACCACACCCTCCTCACTGAGCTCCCGGTTCTCCCGCAGCCACTGCAGGGCCAGGTTACGCTGCTCCACGCCACGGGGCTTCAGCCAGTTGGGGTCACTCTCCTTGAGCTTGTGCTCCTTGGGCGTCTCCGTGTGCAGATGGGTGAAGCGCAGGCCGCTCTGGGCCAGCAGCTCCGACACCAGCTGGGTCTTCACTGGGGAGTCCTCTACCACGATCCAGTGGAAGTTCTTCACGTGCAGGAAGGTCTGTGAGATGCGCACCAGCTCAGCCTTCTGCACCAGCCTGTGGGAGAGGAGAAACAACAGAGAGATGCACCAGCTCAGcttgggggccggggggggggaacAATAGAGAAATGCATCAACTCAGCctagggaggaggggaaacaatAGAGATGTGGCAGCTcagcctggggggaagggggaaacaatAGAGGAACGTACCAACTTGGCTGGGAGAATAAAAggggagaagccagagagaagcacaCCAGCTGGAGACGGTGGTAGTGAGAGAGAAACCAGGAACTTGCAGCAGGCTTCAGGGAAAGGGTGGTGATGAGGCAGACTGGGGTGGGCAAGGGGGAGCACACAGTGGAGTTAGACTGTTCCTCCCAACGGAGATGAAGCAGTCGGGTTCCAAAGAGCACCTCTTGGGTAT from Chelonoidis abingdonii isolate Lonesome George unplaced genomic scaffold, CheloAbing_2.0 scaffold0008, whole genome shotgun sequence includes the following:
- the B3GAT3 gene encoding galactosylgalactosylxylosylprotein 3-beta-glucuronosyltransferase 3, with protein sequence MKVKLKNVFVIYFLVSVIGLMYALLQLGQPCDCSQHLRSASDLMHGKDKKISQLLSEVKRLQARGKDSELEGQALPVIYAITPTYARLVQKAELVRISQTFLHVKNFHWIVVEDSPVKTQLVSELLAQSGLRFTHLHTETPKEHKLKESDPNWLKPRGVEQRNLALQWLRENRELSEEGVVYFADDDNTYSLRLFDEIRSTKRVSVWPVGLVGGLRFERPLVEKGRVVGFYTAWKPNRPFPMDMAGFAIALQLLLANREAQFDMLAERGYLESSLLQSLVSIEELEPRADNCTKVLVWHTRSEKPKMKQEELLQKQGLGSDPSIEV